A genomic region of Zea mays cultivar B73 chromosome 6, Zm-B73-REFERENCE-NAM-5.0, whole genome shotgun sequence contains the following coding sequences:
- the LOC100193679 gene encoding Probable anion transporter 2, chloroplastic-like: protein MASVRPCVSVKPAVRPVRYRSTRAGPAGLGRLRVCSCSLALGGDGGCTRSSGRSVDVSGAGLGLLGGDGLRIHRRGGREVLAMCSASFDGVRPAAVASAVQPVPAFPERAKVVSLVAAIMLLCNADRVVMSVAVVPFAAQYGWSSSFVGIVQSSFLWGYVLSSMVGGALADKYGGKKVMAGAAALWSLATILTPWAASRSTIMLLAVRALFGLAEGVAFPTMSTFLPKWFPTHERATAVAISMGGFHLGNVISFLATPIIMSHIGLSGTFAFFASLGYLWLSVWMMNVESDPIDSHTISKSELQLILDGRIGSKVQGSKFPSLRELFSKTQFLAVTLANVVNNWGYFVLLSWMPVYFNTVYNINLKQAAWFSAIPWAVMAMSGYVAGASADFLIKSGFSIGLVRKIMQSIGFMGPCVSLLCLRFAQTPSVAAVLMTIALSLCSFSQAGYMCNIQDIAPKYAGSLHGLTNGIGTVAAIVSTIGIGYFVQWLGSFQAFLTLTAALYFSATIFYNVYATGDLIFD, encoded by the exons ATGGCGTCGGTCAGGCCGTGCGTGTCCGTGAAGCCCGCCGTGCGCCCGGTCAGGTACAGATCCACGAGGGCTGGGCCGGCCGGCTTGGGAAGGCTGCGCGTATGTTCCTGCTCCCTGGCGCTCGGCGGCGACGGTGGCTGCACCCGCAGCAGCGGGAGGAGCGTCGACGTCAGTGGTGCCGGTCTCGGCTTGCTCGGCGGCGATGGACTGAGGATCCACAGGCGGGGCGGGCGGGAGGTCCTCGCCATGTGCAGCGCAAGCTTCGACGGGGTCCGCCCCGCCGCCGTGGCGAGCGCCGTTCAGCCCGTGCCGGCGTTCCCCGAACGGGCCAAGGTGGTGTCGCTGGTGGCGGCTATCATGCTGCTCTGCAACGCCGACCGGGTCGTCATGTccgtcgccgtcgtgccgttcgcCGCGCAGTATGGATGGTCCAGCTCCTTCGTCGGCATCGTCCAG TCTTCATTTTTATGGGGATATGTTTTGTCATCCATGGTTGGAGGAGCTTTGGCAGACAAATACGGCGGGAAGAAGGTGATGGCAGGTGCTGCTGCACTCTGGTCCTTGGCCACAATTCTCACTCCTTGGGCTGCCTCCCGCTCCACCATCATGTTGCTTGCTGTACGTGCACTCTTTGGCCTTGCAGAAGGTGTTGCGTTTCCGACAATGAGCACTTTCCTACCAAA GTGGTTCCCAACGCATGAGCGTGCCACTGCTGTCGCCATTTCCATGGGTGGATTCCATCTTGGAAATGTCATAAGCTTCCTAGCAACACCGATCATCATGTCACACATAGGCCTCTCGGGAACATTTGCCTTCTTCGCATCGCTTGGTTATTTGTGGCTCTCTGTATGGATGATGAACGTAGAAAGTGATCCTATTGACAGCCATACTATAAGCAAGTCTGAGTTGCAATTAATTCTAGATGGGAGAATTGGATCTAAAGTCCAAGGAAGTAAATTCCCATCCCTAAGAGAATTGTTCTCAAAGACTCAATTCTTGGCTGTCACTTTGGCCAATGTGGTCAACAACTGG GGCTATTTTGTCCTATTGTCATGGATGCCCGTGTATTTCAATACG GTTTATAACATCAATCTGAAACAAGCAGCGTGGTTCAGTGCCATACCTTGGGCAGTCATGGCTATGTCCGGTTATGTTGCAGGAGCCTCTGCAGATTTTCTTATCAAATCTGGTTTCTCTATTGGACTAGTTCGAAAAATTATGCAG TCCATTGGTTTTATGGGGCCTTGCGTGTCATTGCTGTGCTTAAGGTTTGCCCAAACTCCATCAGTTGCTGCAGTCCTCATGACCATTGCGCTGAGCTTGTGTTCTTTTAGCCAAGCCGGATACATGTGTAACATACAG GACATTGCTCCAAAGTATGCTGGATCCTTGCACG GGCTGACGAACGGCATAGGGACGGTGGCAGCCATAGTTAGCACCATCGGGATCGGCTACTTCGTCCAGTGGCTAGGGTCCTTCCAGGCCTTCCTCACGCTCACGGCGGCGCTCTACTTCAGCGCCACCATCTTCTACAACGTCTACGCAACCGGCGACCTGATTTTTGACTGA